Part of the Halalkalibacter krulwichiae genome is shown below.
GGTGATAGGAATAAAAATGAGAACTCAATTGGTTCTGTGATTCCTGTTAAAAATGAAGTTAGTGCAGCTGACCCTAACAAACCACCAACTAGTTTTTTATTTTCAGGACGAGCTTGATGGTACATTGCTAATGCTGCAGCTGGAAGACCAAACATCATAATAGGAAACTCCCCAGCCATAAAGTGCCCAGCAGTGATTTCTACTCCATCACGTAACTGTGCAAAGAAAATGTTCATGTCTCCATATACCATGTTTCCGGCAACAGTTTGATAGGAACCGAATTCAAACCAAAATGGAGCATGGAAGATATGGTGGAGACCAAATGGAATTAACAAACGTTTAATGAAACCAAAGAAGAATACAGCAACAGCCATTCCTTCTTCCATTAAGAAGATAGAAGCTGTGTTCATTCCTGTTTGGATTGTCGGCCATATAAAGTATAATGCGATACCGACAAAGAAAGAAGAAAATGCTGCAACAATTGGTACAAATCGTTTCCCTGCAAAGAAACCTAAAAACTGTGGCAATTCAATATTGAAGAATTTATTATAAGCCCATGCAGCGAGCGCACCAATAATAATTCCTCCGAATACCCCGGTTTGAAGTGTTGGAATCCCTAACACAAGAGCGTGGGCTGGATTTGCTTGTTCAAGGACACTTTCAATGGTTAATCCACCCATTACACTCATTGTCATATTCATAACAAGATATCCGACTAATGCAGCAAGGGCGGCAACACCTGCGCCATTTGTTAACCCGATTGCTACACCGAGTGCGAAGATAAGAGCTAAATTATCAAAAATGACACCACCGGCAGATTCCATCATTGTAGCTAAGCTAGTAAAAGCATCATTTTCTAAAAAAGGCATAAGCGAAATCATATTTGGATTTCTCATTGCGTTACCGATGGCTAGTAACAAACCTGCGGCCGGTAATATAGCAACTGGTAACATCAATGATTTACCGATTCTTTGTAAATTACCAAAAGCTTTTTTAAACATACGTTTACCTCCTTAATAAATTTTCTCAAAATTAGTATGGGTATTTAAAAGCGGAAATATCAGAAAAAAAAGCATGAGTAAAAAGGAGAGACCGCACAGTGGAAAAAAGAGTGTCCTCTTATTTCCATACTTGTGCAATCGTTTTCCTTTCCACTCATGCCTGCATAATCAGTAACACGTAAAAAGTATGATAGCTAATTGTTATTGTTTTGAAAGTTGCTGAAGATGTAGCGTTAAGTAAACGGCTTCAGCATCTGGTATAGTCTTTTTTAACGCTTGTTGCATTATTTTCATCAATTTCCACGACAAATTGTAACACAGAGGATATTCGGCTTGCAATACCTTTTTTAAGGGTTCTTGATTATCCATATATTGTTCTTTAGTTATACGCTCAATCGCATGATGTAGATGACGGACAAGTCTTAAATACCTTGTATCTTTATGATCCATCTTAATATTTAACGATTCTTCAATTACTAGTACTAGTTCAGAAATCAATTGTGTGTGACGATTTACTTCTCTAAGGGTGCGTCTAGTTAAGGCACTATGAATATGCAAGGTAATAAAACCAACTTCCCCAGGGGGAATTAAAATGTTTAGTTCATCGTTTATATGATCTACTACTTCACAAGCAACTGCAAATTCCTTTGGATAAGCCAATTCAGTTTCATTTAGAAAAGGATTCTTAATATCAAGTCCTTGCTTAATTCGTTTAATAGCATAGAAGAGGTGATCCGTTAAACTGATATGAATATGTTCGTTAAGGCGTATAGAGAAGCGATCTTCTACAATTTCAATAATATCATTCATGAGTCCGATGAAACTTTCATCTACATAGTTAAGTAATTGTTTATATTGTTCCTGATCTTTTTCTTCTCTTAATACAAAAAATTTCTCAGCCTTATCGCCGGCTACTGTGTCGCCAATTTTTTTGTTGAAACCAAGTCCTTTTCCAATTAGAACGACTTCTTCATACTCAGGGTGTTCCGCGACAATAACATTGTTATTTAGGACCTTTTTGACAAGTAACATTTGCTCCTCCTTTCGCTGATGAGGAATTTGTCGAAAAATGCGTTCTTTTTGCTTTAATCTTAGCGCGTAAAGGAAATATCGTCAATTAGAAGCATTAATAAACTTTTTCCATTATTTTATAAAGGGAAAAACGGTCGCTTTTTTCTTTCATTTCTACTACTATAAGGGTTGAATCCCGGTTAGGAGCTGTTTTACGTGAATCAACCTATAAGTTATCAAGAAATGACAGAAAAAGTAAAGAAAATCAACCAACGTGATTATGATTATGAACAACCTTTTTTCGATCTAGTTGATCAACTTCTGGATGAAAGTGAAGGCAAGCATGTTCACAATTTTTTGACGGATGCTTTTGAAAGATTATTAGCTCAAGTAAATAAGGAAATTGAGTTAGTTGAGGATGAGCTAGGACTGACACCAACCTGTGGAGTAGGATGCGCCCATTGTTGTTATTTTCCGATTATCGTAACGAGACTTGAAGCTAAGTTAATGTTGCTTTTTATTAATCAATTGCCTGAGGCGCGAAAACAACGTATTTTCCTTCAAATATCCGAATATCATGATAAGTTCTCAAGTGAGATTAATGTAATTAAGAAATTCGACTTTAAGAAAGACGATTCCTTTAAATTAAAATATAAACAGTTAGGTCTCCCTTGTATGTTTCTAGATGAAGAAACGAATAGATGTATTGCTTATGAAGTTCGCCCGATTCCTTGCCGAACTTACTTGAATTACACGAATGCAAGTGTCTGTTCAGAAGAACATTTGCCAAAAGAGCCTGTTAGTTTTGAATTTTTACATCGCTTCTATGTTCAAGGAATGGATGAAATTATTCAAGAAATCCTTGAAGTAGTGAGCGATCAATCATTAGGATTTTCTTATCCTAACGATGCAGCTGAAGTGAATTACTTACCGATTTTAATTGAGGAAGAGTTAAATAAAAAGTCTCTAAAGTAACTATTAGTATAAAGGGTCATATCTGTTAGTTTTAACTAGTTAACAGGAGTGGAAAGGTAGTATTCTTTGAATGTTACCTATTTGTACAAAATTTTCTAAATATTTTTCATTTAGTATCCGCTGTACTCGTGGTATTATTAGAATAAGACAGTAGTTATTCTTAAATTTAGAGTTAGTGCATAAGCTATAATACTTACTAATGTTAGAGAGAAGCTTTAGGGAGGGATTGCTGGTGGAAGAGAAAGAGATGAGTACGTATTTTGAAGATCGAGTGACCAAAGCAAAAGTTCAGTTTGAGCGCACGGTTGATTGTAAGCATACGGAGTTCGATGATCTATACCCTTATATGACGGAGCAACCTCAATTTTTCTGGTATAAGCGTTATGTAGCATGGCAAGAATTATTAACTGTTGTGAAAATTGCTGATGATATGCAAGTGGAATGGAAAAAGCTTTTCTTAGATAAGCAAGCTTCCTTTATTGAAAGTAGAGTACTGGATGCAAAAGTGTTAGATGATTGGTATGAAGAACAAGGAAAATTAGAAACAGAATCATCTTCTAAACAAGAGTAGATCAAGTGAGACTGTTAAAGGGATCCCCTTTCTGACAGTCTCACTTTTTGTCATAGTAATAGTACATGAGTGGAAATGAAGGTGAGTGCCTGATGAAACAAGTATCGTTGCTAATCGTTTGTCTGACATTACTTATAACTGCTTGTCAAACAATTGAAGTACCTGAAGAACCTAAAGTAGAAGAGAAACATGAACATGATCAAATAGAGGTGGACGCAGGTAGGGAAAATACCTTCAATGAAGAGATTAGTAAGGAAGAAGGAGAAAATGAAATAAAATTAGAACAGTATGAGGGCAAGGACCCGGATCAATGGGGAGAAAATGTTACTGGGGTTAAGACGAGTATAAAAACCGATGAAAGGGTAATAGCTTTAACGTTTGATGCATGTGGAGGACCATATGGAAACGGGTATGATGAAGAGTTAATTCAATTCTTAAAAAGTGAACAGATTCCAGCAACATTGTTTATTAATGAACGTTGGATTAAAGAGCACGAAAAGGCCTTTCTTGAATTAGCGAAAGACCCATTGTTCCAAATTGAAAACCATGGAACTGCCCATGTCCCACTATCTGTAACTGGAAAGGCCGCCTGGGGGATTGAAGGTACAAACAGTCCAGAAGAAATTGTAAATGAAGTAATGGCAAATCAAGAAACAATTGAAAGTTTAACTGGACGGGCCCCTACCATGTTTCGTTCAGGTACGGCATTTTATGATGAAGTTGCTGTTGAAATTGTAAATGAGTTAGGGCTTGAAGTTGTGAATTTTGATATTTTAGGTGATGCAGGGGCTACTTACAATGCTGATCAAGTTTATACAGCTTTACTGCAGGCGAAAAAAGGGTCAATAGCACTTTTACATATGAACCAGCCTCAAAGTGGGACAGCGGAGGGTGTAAAGCGTGCAGTCTTACAATTAGAATTGGATGGCTTCTCATTCGTTAATCTTGATGGTTTTGAGCTACAGTAATTAATAATTATTTATAAACCATTGATCTAACAAAAATGCTCAGCAAACGTGGCTGAGCATTTTTGTTCTAGAAAAGTTAGTTAAGTGTAATGTGGGAATCACGATGTTGATAAATTCCATCAAGCTTATCGTCGACATCTTCCTCAATCTCTTCATTTGACGGCATGGAATCGTAACTCTCAATGATTGTAAAAGTTTCAAGACAAAGAAGATGGTATGGGTATTTTTCACCACGATCTTCAATAATAGCATAAAGCTTATTTCCTTTTGTGCTTATAAGGTCACCAGGCTCTTTAATCGAACGTTTACGGTTAATGGTCACATTCATGCTGGATTACACCTCTTTTTTAGCACCATTATCGACAGGAAATGCCATTTATAAACGTTGTTTATTGTTTTTTCTTATTGTTCGCTCGATTGCTCCCATTATCAATCATTTCACTTGCAACATCTTCGTTTAATAAGTTCTCTTTAGGCGTTTGGTTATTTGTAGCAGCTTTGCCGGCTTGACGGTTACGTTTGTTCATATAGATCCTCCTTCTAATTGTCTTAAGATGGTTTCACTGTTACTATTTCTTTAGAACAAAATTATATACAAAGAGTAGGTGTCATTTGTGGCCAAAAAGAAGTTTTATGTTGTGTGGAAAGGAAGAAAAACTGGCATATTTAATTCATGGGCTGAATGTGAGGCGCAAGTTAAAGGATTCACTGGAGCAAGATTTAAATCCTTTCCTACAAAAGCAGAAGCAGAGGCTGCTCTTTCAGGTAAGAGAACAGCTGGTTCAGGTTCTAAGCGCTCTACTGCAGAATCAGTTAGTGAAGAAGTTGAATGGGATAGCATATCTGTAGATGTAGGTTGTCGTGGAAACCCTGGGATTGTAGAGTACAAAGGAGTCGATACGAGAACGGGAGAAGTTTTATTTGCACATGATGAAATTCATATTGGTACAAATAATATGGGGGAGTTCTTAGCGATCGTTCACGGATTAGCCTATTTACAAAAGCAGGGAAGTACGAAAACGATTTATTCTGATTCGATGACAGCGATAAAATGGGTGAAACAAAAAAAAGCGAAATCAACTCTAGAACGAAATGAAAAAACAGCTTATATCTGGTCACTTATGGATCGTGCTGAAAAGTGGCTTCAAACAAACGATTATCAAAATAAAATTAAGAAATGGGAAACGGAAAAATGGGGAGAAATAAAGGCGGATTATGGGCGTAAATAACGTATAGCTTATAATAGCGGAGGTAAATTAGCTTAACTGTAAAGGTAGGAGGAGTTTTAATGTATGCAGAACTTATCGGTAAGCAGCGTAAATACTTTGAGCAAGGGGAAACACATGAACTTACGTTTCGTATTAAGCAGTTAAAGCAATTAAAAAAGGCAATCAAAGAACATGAGCATGAACTTATTGAGGCATTACATAAAGATCTAAATAAGTCAGAAGAAGAGGCCTTTTTAACGGAAATTGGTCCGTTATATCAAGAAATTAAGCATACGATTAACCACTTACCTAAGTGGATGAAGCCTAAGAGGGTCAAGACAGCAATATCTCATATAGGTTCTCGTGGGGTGATTTATTCAGAACCCAGAGGAGTAACCTTAATTATTGCCCCTTGGAACTATCCTGTCCAATTAGCATTTGCTCCATTAATAGGGGCTATAGCTGGAGGGAATTGTGCTGTCATAAAGCCATCGGAACTGACACCTAACACATCTAAAATAGTGCGAATTATAATTGAGAAGTACTTTCCAGAAGAGTATATTGCTGTTAAAGAAGGTGCGGTCGAAACAAGTAAACAATTATTAGAGCAACGCTTTGACTACATCTTTTTCACAGGAAGTGTTGCTGTTGGAAAAGTCGTTATGGAGCAGGCGGCGAAACAGCTCATCCCGGTTACGTTAGAGCTTGGAGGTAAAAGTCCAGTAGTGATCGATAAGAGTGCACGCCTTGATTTAGCGGCAAAAAGAATTGCATGGGGGAAATTTCTCAATGCAGGACAGACGTGTGTTGCACCTGATTATGCCCTAGTTCATGAAGATGTAAAAGATCTATTTATCTCCCTACTAAAAAAGCAAATTGATCTTTTATTTCGAGAAAAAGTGGAATCACAACTTTATCCACGTGTTGTTAGTGAACGGCATTTTAATCGGCTGCTAACGTTCTTAGAAGAAGGAGATGTGATAAAGGGGGAACGTATAACCGAGAGCAGCTCACGATCTCCCCTACTCTATTAGAAAATGTAAATTGGGATCAAGCGATAATGAACGAAGAGATTTTCGGGCCGATTTTACCGATTTTTACTTTTGACCAAGTGGAAGAAGTAATTCCAATTATTCGAGAACGAGCCAATCCACTAGCTTTTTATGTATTTGCTGAAGATCGAGCTGTTCAAGACTTGTTAATTAAAAATCTTTCATTTGGTGGAGGCTGTATCAACGATACCATTATGCATTTGGCAACTCCTCATTTGCCCTTTGGAGGGAAAGGGGAAAGTGGAATTGGAGCCTACCATGGATATGAGAGCTTTGCTGCATTCACCCATAATAAAAGTATTTTAAAACAAACAACACGATTTGATCTTCCGTTACGTTATAAACCTGATTTGAAGCTGCTAAGAAAGGTATTTCGCTAGACGAAGTATCTAATCGATTTCCATTCCAGTAATGTTGACTTTTTTCTCGGCGCGGAGTCTACGTAAATATTCTTCGCTAAGGTTTTGTATGTTTCAATAAAAACTTCAACGTTAGGTGACGAAAAAGATTGAATTAGATTAAGCTTTTATAAAAAACGTATTGGCGATTCAATTCGCAATACGTTTTTTAATGTAGGGGATATTTATAACTTCAGTCCGCTTCGACTCTTAAATCTTCTTAATAGAATATGACTCTCTACTCTAGTAATCCCTTTCAAAGCATATAATTCTTCGTTAATAAAATGCTCTAATTGTTCAAAGTCTTCTACAAGAACATGCATGTGTAACGTACTTGGACCTGTCATTTGATAGCAACTTGCAACCTTTGGATTTTCAGCTAATGTTTCTGCAACGGAAACAAGAGATGTAGGTTCGCAATCTACCTCAAAAAAAGC
Proteins encoded:
- the rnhA gene encoding ribonuclease H, which encodes MAKKKFYVVWKGRKTGIFNSWAECEAQVKGFTGARFKSFPTKAEAEAALSGKRTAGSGSKRSTAESVSEEVEWDSISVDVGCRGNPGIVEYKGVDTRTGEVLFAHDEIHIGTNNMGEFLAIVHGLAYLQKQGSTKTIYSDSMTAIKWVKQKKAKSTLERNEKTAYIWSLMDRAEKWLQTNDYQNKIKKWETEKWGEIKADYGRK
- a CDS encoding YkgJ family cysteine cluster protein, whose protein sequence is MNQPISYQEMTEKVKKINQRDYDYEQPFFDLVDQLLDESEGKHVHNFLTDAFERLLAQVNKEIELVEDELGLTPTCGVGCAHCCYFPIIVTRLEAKLMLLFINQLPEARKQRIFLQISEYHDKFSSEINVIKKFDFKKDDSFKLKYKQLGLPCMFLDEETNRCIAYEVRPIPCRTYLNYTNASVCSEEHLPKEPVSFEFLHRFYVQGMDEIIQEILEVVSDQSLGFSYPNDAAEVNYLPILIEEELNKKSLK
- a CDS encoding polysaccharide deacetylase family protein, with protein sequence MKQVSLLIVCLTLLITACQTIEVPEEPKVEEKHEHDQIEVDAGRENTFNEEISKEEGENEIKLEQYEGKDPDQWGENVTGVKTSIKTDERVIALTFDACGGPYGNGYDEELIQFLKSEQIPATLFINERWIKEHEKAFLELAKDPLFQIENHGTAHVPLSVTGKAAWGIEGTNSPEEIVNEVMANQETIESLTGRAPTMFRSGTAFYDEVAVEIVNELGLEVVNFDILGDAGATYNADQVYTALLQAKKGSIALLHMNQPQSGTAEGVKRAVLQLELDGFSFVNLDGFELQ
- the glcT gene encoding glucose PTS transporter transcription antiterminator GlcT, whose amino-acid sequence is MLLVKKVLNNNVIVAEHPEYEEVVLIGKGLGFNKKIGDTVAGDKAEKFFVLREEKDQEQYKQLLNYVDESFIGLMNDIIEIVEDRFSIRLNEHIHISLTDHLFYAIKRIKQGLDIKNPFLNETELAYPKEFAVACEVVDHINDELNILIPPGEVGFITLHIHSALTRRTLREVNRHTQLISELVLVIEESLNIKMDHKDTRYLRLVRHLHHAIERITKEQYMDNQEPLKKVLQAEYPLCYNLSWKLMKIMQQALKKTIPDAEAVYLTLHLQQLSKQ
- a CDS encoding Lrp/AsnC family transcriptional regulator, which produces MKIDTTDKKILELLTVNGRMSYVDIAKELGLSRVAIRERINQLIEDEVIEKFSVVINSDKIGKKVSAFFEVDCEPTSLVSVAETLAENPKVASCYQMTGPSTLHMHVLVEDFEQLEHFINEELYALKGITRVESHILLRRFKSRSGLKL